A region of the Actinomycetota bacterium genome:
GATCTTCACGACGCCATGCACCGTTTGTCAGCCGTGTGCGCCGAGCAGGTGCGCTGCCACGAGGCGTTCCCCGAACTCGTGGACGCGTTCGACGAAGCGGCAGCCCGGCTGCAGGGCCACCCGGTGACCGTTCGTGTCGAGAAGGACCGGTCGGGACTCGACCACCCGGTCGACGTGGTGGTCGACGGCGCCGCGTTCGTCCGTGGCGTGCGGGTCATGCTCTCCGATCAGGATCTCGGTGGCGCGCCGCTCGTCCCCGCGGCCGTGCACGCAGCCCTCGACGGCGACGTCAGGCTCGTCGCCCGCTTCCTTGCCGAGGACCCTGGCTGGTGTGTGGGCTACCTGCCGAAGTGTGAGCGGTACGACTTCAGCGAGGGCACGTACTACTCATTCGTCTGCCACGACGAGGTGCCGTTCATCGACGAGGCCCGGCTGGATAAGACGTCGGCCGGCAACCCGGGCATCGCCGAGGCGTACGGCCGGAGCCCGATGCTCGATGTGTGCGATGTCTGGCCGGTCGGAGCGGCCGACGCCACCGCGCAGCGACCGATGTCGTCGGACATCCCGGCCCTCATCCTGTACGGCGCGTTCGACGCGTACAGTCCTCGGGCGCTGGCCGAGACGGGGGCGGGTCTCACATCGGCCTTCCCGGTGTCGTTCCCGTTCAACGGCCACAACATGCTCGCGTTCGACTGTCCGAGGAGGTTGCGCAACGGTTGGGTGGACGACCCGGCCTCGCCACCGGACACGAGTTGCATCGACGACGAGATGCCTGCGCCGCATTTCGAAGTGGCCTGATCTCCGATTGCGCCCGAGGAGCGCTCGAGCGAGCGGTCATGTATCCCTCACAGCTGCGCGAGCAGCTCGAGCGGGAACGGTGACTGCACGATCGGCTTCACGGCGAGTCTCACCAGCAGCAGAGGGTTGTCGTCGCCCGCCGAGCGGTTGAGGTGCACCACCCCGCACCCGCCGCATCGGTGCACGAGCACCCACTCCCCGTCGCCGCGCACGGTGATCGCGATCGGCTCCATGAGGGAGCCACACGTCGACGCGCGGTCGCCCGGCGTATGGTCGACATGCCTGCTCCAGAGGCAACTCGGGCAGTGGTTGCGGTGCTCGGTGCCGACCGCCTGGGTCGGCACGTCGGATCGGCAATGGCCGCACCGGAACGAGCGCTGACGATGGCGCCGCTCGCCGCGCCGTGCATCGTGGGACATCGGACGGACCTCCAAGCTCGAACGGTGGATGCACCGTCGTGCCCGGAGGGCGCGGACGATCAGCGGATGCTGGGACGACCGGCGTCGGGGCACGACGCGGTGACCGCAGTCGCGGCAGACATAGATCGCACCCCTTCCTCGGTCGGGCCACGGACGACGCCGTGGCGGTGTCCGAACCCTAGCACGTCGGCTCGGCCGGCGGTCGGATCTTCGAGCACGGCGCACGAGGAGTGCCAACGAGCACTCGACGACGCGATCGCCGGCAGCCTCAACGTTCCGTGGTCTCGCGTGTTCTTCAGGGTGAGGA
Encoded here:
- a CDS encoding alpha/beta fold hydrolase — protein: MSFVILTEHSCGYLTVLEDRSKPEGRTIRLFVIRVRPPGGSTTPDPMLHGGVELATTADYGGIAPLAQRTHRELIILDQRGAAHSQPSLACPEVRAVAEQLIGAPMSEPSARAGLRSAASDCYDRLVREGIDPAAYTLEAAAADIEDLRRTLGIDRWNIQVHGTASRIVLESMRRFPKRIRSVVLDTPQFPQLDGLTAAPDDLHDAMHRLSAVCAEQVRCHEAFPELVDAFDEAAARLQGHPVTVRVEKDRSGLDHPVDVVVDGAAFVRGVRVMLSDQDLGGAPLVPAAVHAALDGDVRLVARFLAEDPGWCVGYLPKCERYDFSEGTYYSFVCHDEVPFIDEARLDKTSAGNPGIAEAYGRSPMLDVCDVWPVGAADATAQRPMSSDIPALILYGAFDAYSPRALAETGAGLTSAFPVSFPFNGHNMLAFDCPRRLRNGWVDDPASPPDTSCIDDEMPAPHFEVA
- a CDS encoding RNHCP domain-containing protein, whose product is MSHDARRGERRHRQRSFRCGHCRSDVPTQAVGTEHRNHCPSCLWSRHVDHTPGDRASTCGSLMEPIAITVRGDGEWVLVHRCGGCGVVHLNRSAGDDNPLLLVRLAVKPIVQSPFPLELLAQL